TTGGCAGCCTCTATGAGAAATTGTAATTGTCTTAATTCCAAATCAATACACCTCTAAAAATTCATTTTTAGTTTACATAACATTTTTATAGTATACTTCATTTGTAAATGATGAAAAAACATCCCCACCAATGTGGAGATGTTAAATGGTCCCTTCAGTTTTGTCCTTTAGTCTAAGGGCATTAATATTCTGCACACGAACGATTAGTCCGGTAATCAAAATGGTGAGTAATACTGGAAGCAGCCATCCAAGCCCATCATTATAAAGGGGCAAGGTCTTTTCATAAAATGAAATAATCGATTTTAACCATCCAAAATATTCGATTTCAAGCATCTGGCAGAATGTTTTTAAGCCATCGATCAGACTAATCATAAATGTAACGGTGGTGGCTGCTACGTATACGAACCGCGAATGATTAAAAAGCTTTGATAAAAATGTCAACAGCATTAATGCCACTGCCAATGGATATAACAACATTAGCACTGGAATCGAGAAATGAATGATATTCGATAATCCAAAGTTCGCAACCACGAAAGATACTAGTGAAAAGAAAACAACCCACATTTTGTAACTTAATTTAGGAAATAGAGTATGGAAGTATTCTCCGCAAGCCGTCATCAATCCGATACTCGTCGTTAAACAGGCAAGAATGATAATAATCGTTAACATAACTGTTCCTAACGATCCAAAATAATAAGATGCTGCCTTTCCGAGGACTGGTCCCCCCGTTTCAAACAGACCAAACGTTTCTGTGCTCGTTGCCCCTAAATAGGCAATGCCAACATAAATAACTCCTAGAAAGATAATTGCGACAATTCCGGATTTAGCCGATGCCGAAAGGATTCCGCGAGTAGATGTTACACCCATCGAACGAATCGCATTTATGACAATAATCCCAAATACAAGTGACGCGAGGGCGTCCATCGTGTTATAGCCTTCGAGTAACCCCTTCATGAACGCCCCGTTTGCATAAGACTCTTGTGGTGCTCCAATTGATCCAATTGGTTTTACAACTACCATAACTAATAAAACTAAAAGGAGAATGATAATTCCAGGAGATAGTATTTTTCCTACATTGTCAACGATTTTAGCTGGATTTAAAGAAAACCACAATGTGACTAGAAAGAAAACAATTGTAAAAAGAATTAATCCAACTTGTCCAAAGGCATTACCAACAAACGGTGCTATCCCAATATCATAGGCAACGGCTCCCGTTCTAGGTGCTGCAAAAAATGGGCCTATTGTTAAATAAAGTAATGAAGTAAAGATCACTCCATATATTGGATGAATCCGGCCTGCAAGCTCTTGTAAATTCTTACTTCCAGAAACACCTATTGCCAAAATCCCAAGGAATGGCAGACCAATACCAGTTATCAAGAATCCTCCAATCGCCATCCAAATGTTCGATCCTGCTTTTTGACCCAATCCTGCAGGAAAAATTAAGTTCCCTGCACCAAAAAATAAAGCAAACAACATAATTCCTATAATGAAATACCTTGAAAAAGGTAATTTTTTTTCCATATAAGCTGCCCCACCCTGAAATAAATATTTTGATAGTAGAAATGTACCATCCTTAATTGAACTTGTCCGTGACTAATAATACTATTCTTACGAAAGAAATTCAACCTATTTTAGGGATTATTTAGACAATTTCGAAATGACAAATGTTTACTGTTTTTTCAAGAAAAACAAGGTTTATCATAAAAGCAAAATAAAATGTAGATATTACCATAATATTATTTTAGAAAAGTAAAATAATCAACCCCGATTGGCTTGACCTTTTATATCGAAACGGAATTTGAAGTGGCTGATGATACTCTCATAGTTGATGTGTATACCCAAGGGGAAAACCCTCACCTTTCAGAAGTAGTACAATATAAAATTTATCAATATTTTGAAGGTAAGATTAAAAGAAACTCTTATTTAAGTCTTAGGTCTGATATATTTTTAAAACCTTAGCCGTTTTTATAACATCATTGATTTATATACAATAATGTTAAATTATGAAACGGGAGGAAATAAATATGAAAAGAAAAGTCTTTTTGGGAGTTATGGCAGCAACAATGCTGTTGGTGGTGTCCGGCTGTGGAACATTGGTAAAGGGAAAGCTTGAAAGCAGTA
The DNA window shown above is from Neobacillus sp. WH10 and carries:
- the brnQ gene encoding branched-chain amino acid transport system II carrier protein — its product is MEKKLPFSRYFIIGIMLFALFFGAGNLIFPAGLGQKAGSNIWMAIGGFLITGIGLPFLGILAIGVSGSKNLQELAGRIHPIYGVIFTSLLYLTIGPFFAAPRTGAVAYDIGIAPFVGNAFGQVGLILFTIVFFLVTLWFSLNPAKIVDNVGKILSPGIIILLLVLLVMVVVKPIGSIGAPQESYANGAFMKGLLEGYNTMDALASLVFGIIVINAIRSMGVTSTRGILSASAKSGIVAIIFLGVIYVGIAYLGATSTETFGLFETGGPVLGKAASYYFGSLGTVMLTIIIILACLTTSIGLMTACGEYFHTLFPKLSYKMWVVFFSLVSFVVANFGLSNIIHFSIPVLMLLYPLAVALMLLTFLSKLFNHSRFVYVAATTVTFMISLIDGLKTFCQMLEIEYFGWLKSIISFYEKTLPLYNDGLGWLLPVLLTILITGLIVRVQNINALRLKDKTEGTI